The DNA sequence CCGCGCCCGGAGACCGGCTCGGCCACCGACCTGCGCCTGAGCGCCTACAACGGGGCTGGCGAACTCCTCTGGCACCGGACCCTCTCCCGGCAGCATCAGGGAAAGAACTTCAACGCGAACTTCCGGGGCTCCTTTCTCACCCGGGTCGACGGGCGCTTTATCTGCGCCGGCACCCGCTGGCAGGGGGGCACCCAGGCGCTCTGCGCGCACCAGGACTCCGGAGAGCCCATCTTTGAGGGCACCATGAACTTCTGGTCCGGCATCGCGCCGGTAGGCGTGGGCGCCGCCCTGGTAGGCGTGGACATCAACGGGATCACCCTGCGCTACCCCTTTTCCGGCGTGGAGATGCGCCACCGCAAATTGGAAGGACGCGGCGGACGCACGGCCTTCTATGCCCACACCTCCACCCACGTGTTCTTTGTGCCTGGCGAGGGCGACCCGGTGCTCAGCGCCTGGAACCTGGAGACGCTTCAGCTCGACTGGCAACTCCCGCTGCCCGGGCGGCCTCAGCCCCGCTCCGGAGAGACCTTTGAAGATCTCGGCCTTCTGGTCTTCAAGCTCGACGAGCACCTCTACGCCCTGGAGACCGCCACCGGCAAACAACGCCTGAACCTGGCCGTCGGCCCCGACAACCCCTCGCTGGCCAGCTCCGCTCAGGAGCTTTTGGTGATGGTGCGCCGCAGCGACGCCCCGCCGATGGTCGCCTCCCTCAACCCG is a window from the Lujinxingia litoralis genome containing:
- the plbQ gene encoding PLuB system PQQ-binding repeat protein, producing the protein MNLSTRHLALAALTLLCAGPLSACQNNASPELAEKSAAGEVQAAADTPVGVAWAPPEVIDLRQPEGLPMQAISIGKPTIYPRCHELFEPEGNPGAWPVEADQAHPALFGCEPEAWLELADPELRLVAYALPRPETGSATDLRLSAYNGAGELLWHRTLSRQHQGKNFNANFRGSFLTRVDGRFICAGTRWQGGTQALCAHQDSGEPIFEGTMNFWSGIAPVGVGAALVGVDINGITLRYPFSGVEMRHRKLEGRGGRTAFYAHTSTHVFFVPGEGDPVLSAWNLETLQLDWQLPLPGRPQPRSGETFEDLGLLVFKLDEHLYALETATGKQRLNLAVGPDNPSLASSAQELLVMVRRSDAPPMVASLNPADASANWAALGPLGSLALSAEGPRIFTRSVRAVREITPADGAQAGAHD